The Columba livia isolate bColLiv1 breed racing homer chromosome 13, bColLiv1.pat.W.v2, whole genome shotgun sequence genome has a segment encoding these proteins:
- the DYNLRB2 gene encoding dynein light chain roadblock-type 2 — translation MAEVEETLKRIQSHKGVIATMVINAEGIPVRTNLDNSTTVQYAGLLHQLTTKARSTVRDLDPQNDLTFLRIRSKKHEIMVAPDKEYLLIVVQNPCE, via the exons ATG GCTGAGGTGGAGGAAACCCTCAAGAGGATTCAAAGCCACAAAGGGGTTATCGCAACCATGGTTATAAACGCTGAAG GAATTCCAGTAAGAACAAATCTTGATAACTCTACAACAGTCCAGTATGCAGGTCTTCTTCATCAGCTCACCACAAAAGCTAGGAGCACAGTGAGAGATCTTGATCCCCAGAATGATCTCACCTTTCTTAGGATCAGATCGAAGAAACACGAAATTATGGTTGCTCCAG ATAAAGAGTATCTCCTGATTGTTGTTCAGAACCCATGCGAATAG